A genomic segment from Janthinobacterium sp. 64 encodes:
- a CDS encoding head GIN domain-containing protein: MTQPLFHPRHCRHLGAALLLAVGALAIPAAPALASPLDWISGNSIQGSGKLQKQTRDVGSFHGVALNVPGTVELRIGNTDSVTIEADDNILPLIDTVVENGTLRIRPAKRNANFRQSSLTIVIQARQVERISVGGSGNVTATGLRAENLRFDVGGSGSIHARDLDSRQVSIAIGGSGSFKASGKTEQLTASIGGSGNIEAGRLAAREVQVSIGGSGEAQVWAKDDLAISIGGSGEVSYYGDPRISRSMQRSSSIRRLGAAPN; encoded by the coding sequence ATGACACAGCCACTTTTCCACCCGCGCCACTGCCGCCACCTTGGCGCCGCCCTGCTGCTGGCCGTCGGCGCCCTGGCCATCCCGGCCGCGCCGGCGCTGGCGTCGCCGCTCGACTGGATTTCCGGCAACAGCATCCAGGGCAGCGGCAAGCTGCAAAAACAGACGCGCGACGTGGGCAGCTTCCATGGCGTGGCGCTGAACGTGCCGGGCACGGTCGAGCTGCGCATCGGCAACACGGACAGCGTCACCATCGAGGCCGACGACAATATCCTGCCGCTGATCGACACGGTGGTGGAAAACGGCACCCTGCGCATCCGGCCCGCCAAGCGCAATGCGAATTTCCGCCAGAGCAGCCTGACCATCGTCATCCAGGCGCGCCAGGTGGAACGCATCAGCGTGGGCGGCTCGGGCAACGTCACGGCAACGGGCTTGCGCGCCGAAAATCTGCGCTTCGACGTGGGCGGTTCCGGCTCCATCCATGCGCGCGACCTCGACAGCCGCCAGGTTTCCATCGCCATCGGCGGCAGCGGCAGCTTCAAGGCCAGCGGCAAGACGGAGCAGCTGACGGCATCGATCGGCGGCTCGGGCAATATCGAAGCGGGCCGCCTGGCCGCGCGCGAGGTGCAGGTAAGCATCGGCGGCTCGGGCGAGGCGCAAGTGTGGGCCAAGGATGACCTGGCCATCAGCATCGGCGGCTCGGGCGAAGTGAGCTATTACGGCGATCCGCGCATCAGCCGCAGCATGCAGCGTTCGAGCAGCATCCGCCGCCTGGGCGCTGCGCCGAATTAG
- a CDS encoding SAM-dependent methyltransferase — protein MLIITIKQGKEKSLLGQSWIYASAIEKVEGKPQEKMKPGSTAIVQSSAKQFIARAAYNSKSQIRARIWSFKEDEPVDHALIKRRVKAAIEKKLPAIKKAGENQLLTLIKGEDEGLPGLVVQLFGGVQGYLICEFNAGGVDAWKVAIVQSLMASTGCVNVYERCDDLMRKGEGLPLIDGALAGEEPPDEVMLTDNGVRYALNLKTGHKSKFR, from the coding sequence ATGCTGATCATCACCATCAAACAGGGCAAGGAAAAGAGCTTGCTGGGCCAATCGTGGATTTACGCGTCCGCGATTGAAAAAGTCGAAGGCAAGCCGCAGGAAAAAATGAAGCCCGGCTCGACGGCCATCGTGCAAAGTTCGGCTAAGCAATTCATCGCCCGCGCCGCCTACAATTCGAAGTCGCAGATCCGCGCGCGTATCTGGAGCTTCAAGGAAGACGAGCCGGTCGACCACGCGCTGATCAAGCGCAGAGTCAAGGCCGCCATCGAGAAAAAACTGCCAGCCATCAAGAAGGCGGGCGAAAACCAGCTGCTGACCCTGATCAAGGGCGAAGACGAGGGCTTGCCGGGCCTGGTGGTGCAGCTGTTTGGCGGCGTGCAAGGCTATCTGATCTGCGAATTCAATGCCGGCGGCGTCGATGCGTGGAAAGTGGCCATCGTGCAATCGCTGATGGCTTCCACCGGCTGCGTCAATGTGTACGAGCGCTGCGACGACCTGATGCGCAAGGGCGAAGGCTTGCCCCTGATCGACGGCGCCCTGGCCGGCGAGGAACCGCCCGATGAAGTCATGCTGACGGACAATGGCGTGCGTTATGCGCTGAATTTGAAGACGGGGCACAAAAGCAAGTTCCGCTGA
- a CDS encoding cytochrome c — protein MKKWMIAAGLLLIAGGSATFLLYPDDDIGPPAVASTLSQQQLVARGAYLAKAGDCMACHTTRGGVPYAGGRALQTPFGKVLSPNLTADKETGIGSWTADDFWRAIHNGKSKDGRLLYPAFPYTSYTKVRREDSDALYAYFQSVPPHRQTNAPHALRFPYNQQIALAAWRALYFKPGVYQPLTTQSMEWNRGAYLVQGLGHCSACHSSRTTLGGSDDGLSGGLIPVLGWYAPSLTSDAEAGLGDWDTAHIVELLQTGVSPRATVFGPMAEVVRQSLQHMGTADVQAMAVYLKSLPGPAQAAKKAPRGTSEQATQQLALGAKLYEAQCASCHQADGKGVPPGYPPLAGNRALTTESAVNAIRLVLNGGFAPGTSGNPRPYGMPPFGPVMDDAEVAAVVTYLRASWGNDAPAVSALEVNKYRSVPLE, from the coding sequence GCTGCTGATTGCCGGCGGCAGCGCCACATTCCTGCTGTACCCGGACGACGACATCGGCCCGCCCGCCGTGGCCAGCACCCTGAGCCAGCAACAGCTGGTCGCGCGCGGCGCCTACCTGGCCAAGGCGGGCGACTGCATGGCGTGCCACACGACGCGCGGCGGCGTGCCCTACGCGGGTGGACGCGCCTTGCAGACGCCGTTCGGCAAGGTGCTCTCGCCCAACCTCACGGCCGACAAGGAAACGGGCATCGGCAGCTGGACGGCCGACGATTTCTGGCGCGCCATCCACAACGGCAAGTCGAAGGATGGCCGGCTGCTGTATCCAGCCTTTCCCTACACCAGCTACACCAAGGTGCGGCGCGAGGACAGCGACGCGCTGTACGCGTATTTCCAGAGCGTGCCGCCGCACAGGCAGACGAACGCGCCGCACGCGCTGCGCTTCCCCTACAACCAGCAGATCGCGCTGGCCGCCTGGCGCGCGCTGTATTTCAAGCCGGGCGTGTACCAGCCGCTCACGACACAAAGCATGGAGTGGAACCGCGGCGCCTACCTGGTGCAGGGCCTGGGCCACTGCAGCGCCTGCCATAGCAGCCGCACCACCCTGGGCGGCAGCGACGACGGCCTGTCGGGCGGCCTGATCCCCGTGCTGGGCTGGTACGCGCCCTCGCTGACGTCGGATGCGGAAGCGGGCCTGGGCGACTGGGACACGGCGCATATCGTGGAATTGCTGCAAACGGGCGTGTCGCCGCGCGCCACCGTCTTCGGCCCCATGGCGGAAGTCGTGCGGCAAAGCTTGCAGCACATGGGCACGGCCGACGTGCAGGCGATGGCCGTCTACCTGAAAAGCTTGCCCGGCCCCGCGCAAGCGGCGAAAAAGGCGCCACGCGGCACCTCGGAGCAAGCCACGCAGCAACTGGCGCTGGGCGCGAAACTGTATGAGGCGCAATGCGCGAGCTGCCACCAGGCCGATGGCAAGGGCGTGCCGCCCGGCTACCCGCCGCTGGCCGGCAACCGCGCGCTGACGACGGAGTCGGCCGTGAACGCCATCCGCCTCGTGCTCAACGGCGGCTTTGCGCCCGGCACCAGCGGCAACCCGCGCCCCTACGGCATGCCGCCGTTCGGCCCCGTCATGGATGACGCGGAAGTGGCGGCCGTGGTGACGTATCTGCGCGCGTCGTGGGGCAATGATGCGCCGGCCGTGTCGGCGCTGGAGGTGAACAAGTACCGCAGCGTGCCGCTGGAGTAG